The Hevea brasiliensis isolate MT/VB/25A 57/8 chromosome 1, ASM3005281v1, whole genome shotgun sequence genome has a window encoding:
- the LOC131183024 gene encoding uncharacterized protein LOC131183024, which produces MKHDAKFGKFLKVLKKLYINIPFMEAISQMPSYAKFLKEILSNKRRFREYETVTLIKEYNAILQSMFPSKLKNLGNFSVPSSIGKLNIDRALYDLGASVSLMPLSVCEKLKLGELKAITISLLLANKSIKYPIGILKNILLKIGEFFILINFVVHDMEESVRIPIILGRSFLATTGANIDVKNGRLTMKVG; this is translated from the coding sequence ATGAAGCATGATGctaaatttgggaagttcttaaagGTGCTTAAAAAGCTCTACATCAACATTCCCTTCATGGAAGCAAtctctcaaatgccatcatatgcaaaatttttaaaggagatCCTTTCCAACAAAAGGAGGTTTAGGGAGTATGAAACAGTAACATTGATTAAGGAGTATAATGCAATTCTTCAAAGCATGTTTCCTTCAAAGCTTAAAAATTTGGGTAATTTCTCTGTTCCTTCTTCTATTGGTAAATTAAATATTGATAGGGCTCTTTATGATCTTGGTGCTAGTGTGAGCTTAATGCCCTTATCAGTATGTGAGAAGCTAAAATTGGGAGAGCTCAAAGCAATCACCATCTCTCTATTATTGGCGAATAAATCAATAAAATACCCTATAGGGATTTTGAAAAATATTCTACTTAAGATTGGTGAGTTCTTTATCCTAATCAATTTTGTGGTGCATGATATGGAAGAGAGTGTAAGAATCCCAATAATATTAGGAAGGTCTTTCTTAGCAACTACTGGAGCTAATATTGATGTGAAAAATGGGAGGTTAACAATGAAGGTGGGATAG